Proteins encoded by one window of Sorex araneus isolate mSorAra2 chromosome 3, mSorAra2.pri, whole genome shotgun sequence:
- the INSM1 gene encoding insulinoma-associated protein 1, with product MPRGFLVKRSKKSTPVSYRVRGGEDGGGVLLLSPGCGVAPAEPPAPPPAERAHAALAAALACAPGPPPPPAGPRAAHCGNPEAAHPAPLYSPTRPVSREHEKHKYFERSFNLGSPVSAESFPTPAALLGAGGGAGGGDPLLFAPAELKLGTAFASGAEAARAPGPGPPLPPAAALRPPGRRPAPPAAAAAAEPPAKVAKASGAKKPKAIRKLHFEDEVTTSPVLGLKIKEGPVEAPRGRAGGAARPLGEFICQLCKEEYADPFALAQHKCSRIVRVEYRCPECAKVFSCPANLASHRRWHKPRPAPAAPRAAEPEPAARAEAREATGGGSDRDTPSPGGVSESGSEDGLYECHHCAKKFRRQAYLRRHLLAHHQARQAQGAPPPAEDLLPLYPGPDDKAPPEAGADGEGPGVLGLSAAAECHLCPVCGETFPGKGAQERHLRLLHAAQVFPCKYCPATFYSSPGLTRHINKCHPSENRQVILLQVPVRPAC from the coding sequence ATGCCCCGCGGCTTCCTGGTGAAGCGCAGCAAGAAGTCCACGCCCGTGTCCTACCGGGTCCGCGGCGGAGAGGACGGCGGCGGCGTGCTGCTGCTGTCGCCGGGCTGCGGGGTGGCTCCGGCCGAGCCcccggcgccgccgcccgccgagcGCGCCCATGCGGCTCTGGCCGCCGCGCTCGCCTgcgcgcccggcccgccgccgccccccgcgggcCCGCGCGCCGCGCACTGCGGCAACCCCGAGGCGGCGCACCCCGCGCCCCTCTACAGCCCCACGCGGCCCGTGAGCCGCGAGCACGAGAAGCACAAGTACTTCGAGCGCAGCTTCAACCTCGGCTCGCCCGTCTCGGCCGAGTCCTTCCCCACGCCCGCCGCGCTGCtcggggccggcggcggggccgggggcggcgacCCGCTGCTCTTCGCGCCCGCCGAGCTCAAGCTGGGCACGGCTTTTGCCTCCGGGGCCGAGGCGGCGCGCGCCCCTGGGCCCGGGCCCCCGCTGCCGCCGGCCGCCGCCCTGAGACCCCCGGGCAggcggcccgcgccccccgccgccgccgccgccgccgagccgcCAGCCAAGGTCGCGAAGGCGTCGGGCGCCAAGAAGCCCAAAGCCATCCGCAAGCTGCACTTCGAGGACGAGGTGACGACGTCCCCGGTGCTGGGGCTCAAGATCAAGGAGGGCCCGGTGGAGGCGccccgggggcgcgcggggggcgcggcgcggccgCTGGGCGAGTTCATCTGCCAGCTCTGCAAGGAGGAGTACGCCGACCCCTTCGCGCTGGCGCAGCACAAGTGCTCGCGCATCGTTCGCGTGGAGTACCGCTGCCCCGAGTGCGCCAAGGTCTTCAGCTGCCCCGCCAACCTGGCCTCTCACCGCCGCTGGCACAAgccgcggcccgcgcccgccgcgccccgcgccgccgagCCCGAGCCCGCCGCCAGGGCCGAGGCGCGGGAGGCGACCGGCGGCGGCAGCGACCGCGACACGCCGAGCCCCGGCGGCGTGTCGGAGTCGGGCTCCGAGGATGGGCTGTACGAGTGCCACCACTGCGCCAAGAAGTTCCGCCGCCAGGCCTACCTGCGCCGGCACCTGCTGGCGCACCACCAGGCGCGGCAGGCCCAGGGCGCGCCGCCCCCGGCCGAGGACCTGCTGCCGCTCTACCCCGGGCCCGATGACAAGGCGCCCCCGGAGGCGGGGGCCGACGGCGAGGGGCCCGGCGTGCTGGGGCTGAGCGCGGCCGCCGAGTGCCACCTGTGCCCCGTGTGCGGGGAGACGTTCCCCGGCAAGGGCGCCCAGGAGCGCCACCTGCGCCTGCTGCACGCCGCGCAGGTGTTCCCCTGCAAGTACTGCCCCGCCACCTTCTATAGCTCGCCCGGCCTCACGCGGCACATCAACAAGTGCCACCCGTCCGAGAACAGACAGGTGATCCTCCTGCAGGTGCCCGTGCGGCCCGCCTGCTAG